The genomic region GGACGGTACTCTGGTCACTGCGTCTTGTTCGATGCATTTGAATCGCGACAGTTTGGTTAAAATTGTTCAAAACAGCGCACGTCAGGTGGACCGAAATGTTCAGATTGTGGAGCAGGGGCATCAAGCGTTGGATCACCCAATTCATCCGGCCATCACTGAGACCGAATACATTAAGTGCTTGTTCGTGCGTTCTTTGAAAAGCTGGTAAACATAAGTCCTTATCTCGGCCTGTAGCGTCTTACTCTTCAGGCGGAGAAAAGCTCAGCTCATTAGAAATTTCCAGCAGTTGATTGCATCGATTGCTGGTCAGTTCCAATAAAAGACTGTTACTTGGGTCAGCTTGGTATTGCTGATGCAAATCCAGCAGCGAGTTCAACACCGCATCAAACTCATCTTTCTCGGTTTGTGGATAGAGTTCCCAAACGGGTTTGACGGATTCGTGCAGTTGCTTAATGCTCACAATCCCGGAATCCAATAGTGCACGCTCTTCCCTTGCAAAGTGGGCGCGGCCGAGGATTAACGGTTTTTCCTGAATGCTGTTCAGGGCATCCAGTAATAGGGTTGTCTGTTTTTGATAGGTCTTCGTCAACGTCAATTTAAGATTGTTGCCCGTAAGTGAGGCAAATCGCTTCGCATCGTCTCCGTTTGTTGGGTGCCAGCGTTTGTGTAGTGATGATAAATCCTCAACCAGCTGATTCGCTTGTACCAGCAAGAGTGCTCGTCTTCGGTTGTTTGGCAGTTGTTCAATGAGTATGCCTTCCTGAGCTTCTTCATCTGATAGCGTTGTCATTGGTACCAGTTTTTTATAATGATCCGGACTGTAGTGATCAAACAGCAAAAACTCGATCGCCGACAATCCAAAAATCACTTGTTCATCGTTATCCAGAGTATGAAGTAAGGATAAGGATTCATGCTCAATTGGCAGCATAATGTCATGGACCAGTCCGCTGAACGGATAGTCAGGGATTTGATCTAAATAGCCAGGCAGAATAGGTAGTTTTTCCAGACGGTTCATCAATGGCGCACCACTGGATGTTAAAGCCGTCATATTGATGTAGGGCAGGGAGATCACCCATTGATTAAGTAACGCTAAGTAGGCTGTTTGTGCTTTCTTTAGGTTGGCATCAGTGGGGGTGTGCAGCAGCTCTGAGGTTGCAATGTGGAGTTGGTGTCCTAAATGAAGCAGTTCTGTTGTTTGACGGAAACTGTCTTCGGCAATCTCATTGAGCGCTTCTTGTTGAGGGGAACTCTCTTCTTGTTCTGCAGGTGTTGGTTCAGTGCTCTGTGTATCAGTGGACTGAGTTGCTGATTTTTCAGAGCAACCACTCAGAATAATGCCTGATAAAAATGCTAGAAGTAAAAAGAGAGTTCTCATTGTTATTATTTATCTCTAAGGCTGATGCTCGGCCAGCCACGTTGTTCCGCTGCTTTTAATAAATGATGATCACCGTCGACAATCACGGGATTATCCACTAATTCTAGTAGAGGGAGGTCGTTATGAGAATCACTGTAGAAGAAGCTGTCTTCGAGTGAATACTCATTCTCCTGCAACCACTCTTTAAGTCGTATGACTTTACCATGTTGGAAACTTGGTGTGCCAGTGACTTTGCCTGTGTATTGATTATCAATCAATTCAGGTGTAGGTGCGATGATGTCATCAACATTCAACAGATCTTTTGCAGGTTCGGTCACAAACAGGTTTGTAGCGGTAATTATCAGTAAATAGTCACCCTTGTCACGATGGCTCTTCAGTAATTCTGCTGCTTTTGGCTGCATCATCTTAGTGAAAACCTGATCATAGAAGCGCTCGCGCCACTGAGTGATTTCGTCGAAACTGTATTGGGTAAGTACGGACAGGCTGAACTCCAGGTATTCGTGAATATCCAGTGTGCCGTCTACATATTGGCGGTAGAAGTCGTCATTTTTGGAGCGATACAGCTCGCCGTCGACCAAATTGTGT from Litoribrevibacter albus harbors:
- a CDS encoding imelysin family protein; amino-acid sequence: MRTLFLLLAFLSGIILSGCSEKSATQSTDTQSTEPTPAEQEESSPQQEALNEIAEDSFRQTTELLHLGHQLHIATSELLHTPTDANLKKAQTAYLALLNQWVISLPYINMTALTSSGAPLMNRLEKLPILPGYLDQIPDYPFSGLVHDIMLPIEHESLSLLHTLDNDEQVIFGLSAIEFLLFDHYSPDHYKKLVPMTTLSDEEAQEGILIEQLPNNRRRALLLVQANQLVEDLSSLHKRWHPTNGDDAKRFASLTGNNLKLTLTKTYQKQTTLLLDALNSIQEKPLILGRAHFAREERALLDSGIVSIKQLHESVKPVWELYPQTEKDEFDAVLNSLLDLHQQYQADPSNSLLLELTSNRCNQLLEISNELSFSPPEE
- a CDS encoding HAD family hydrolase; translated protein: MALAIFDLDNTLIHGDSDHAWGEFLVEHNLVDGELYRSKNDDFYRQYVDGTLDIHEYLEFSLSVLTQYSFDEITQWRERFYDQVFTKMMQPKAAELLKSHRDKGDYLLIITATNLFVTEPAKDLLNVDDIIAPTPELIDNQYTGKVTGTPSFQHGKVIRLKEWLQENEYSLEDSFFYSDSHNDLPLLELVDNPVIVDGDHHLLKAAEQRGWPSISLRDK